ATAAGACCATATTTTAACAGAATTAAAAAGGCTTATTTTTATGGACACGCTAAAGAAATATTTGCAGATGCAGTTAAAAATATGGTGGATTTTGTAATATGTAATGATCTTAAGCAGGTTTTTGATCTTGCTTATAAGGATGCAGTAAGTAATACTGCAGAAGTGAAAAATATTTTGCTAGCACCTAGTTGTAGCTCATATGATCAGTTTAAAAATTTTGAAGAGCGTGGAGAGTTATTTATCAAATTATTTTTGGAAAAAACTAAAAATAAAAAAAATACCATATAGGTTTAGTTGCAATAAAAAACTATTTATGTATAAATCTTTGTATCTAGTCCTTGTAATTCATTTAAATATTCTTCTAAATTTACTAGATTAATGGCAGTAATTTGTTCACATTTTGTTAATTTCATTATAATTTTTTTATTAAGATAATTGCAGGAATAGTATGATATTATATGGACCATGATTTTTGGTCTATAATAAACCATTTTACTGTTTTTGATTTTCCATTTTTGTATTGACCTTTAATGATCATATATATCACCCATTCATCAATACCGAAATAGTTGAATAAACTACATAAAGTTTGCTAGCTAGCAAACTTTATGTTTTATTTTTTTAATCTTACATGTCAAGATAAAATCCACATATTGAAATGTAAGGTAATATTTTTCATTCCACCAGCAAAAATTTTAACCAGTAATATTTAGATAATAAGTTAAAGTTTGGTACATCACAGTTTGCCATCCAGCTATTATACGATCAGTTTGTAAATATTATTTTGTGTCTGGATAAAAATTTAACGGTTTACCTAGCAGTTATTGTTAGATCTTTTCTGTTTTTTATATACCTAAATATTAGGGAATACATAGAATTAAATTCATATTTATAATATTCTAATGTAGCTGAAGATAAGCATGGTACGGTACTTGCTTCGGTAATAGCTAGACATTTTTTGTGCTGTCATATTATTTAATAGATTTAATTAATCTATAGCAAATTTGCGTACAAATCTTCTGCAATCAGCTAAATCAATATAATGCATACCAAGTATAATACTAGCTAGTGCAACATTATTAATTATTTGTTCGAAAGGACTGCAAGTTAAAAGGTTTTAATTTTTGTAATTGTGCCGTAATTTCTATATTTATGTAAAAGTAGCTAACAGGATGATTTTGTTCTATATCGTGTTTTAATCACACACTCTGCAAGAATAAGTTGTACATTAAAATATATTAAGTCTTTTGGCGATCTTACTACTAAAATTTCCCATAGCACCTATAATATCATAACTTTTTTAATCATTATAAAGAATTTATTTTAAATTTACCTGTGCATTCAAATATGTAATTTCTCAATTCAATTTTTATAAATCATATAAATTTCTTTTAAAGAATTCAGTTTGATCAATAAAATAAAAGTAGCGCATATTAGTTAATTTGTTATAATATTCTTGCGTCATATAAGCCTAGTTTAAGTGACTTGAGCAGTTTTACAGATATCCAAGGTGTGTTAAATAACAAAATAAAGATTTTATAACTATAAAATGTTTAAAAATAATGAAATATCTAATAACTTTATTAAATTATGGTGGCGGAGTACCGATAGGCAAATAATAATTTCTTTGATAATTTTATTTGCTTTTAGTTTAATGTTGGTTACTACTTCAGGTTCAGCAGTAGCAAGTAGAATAGGACTTGAAGAAAATTATTTTGCATCTAGACAAATATTGTATTTAGTTGCCGCTTCAGGGCTTATATTATTATTTTCATGCTTTAATAAGAAATGGTTAAGGCGTTTTGCAATACTTGGGTTTATTGCTAGTGTGGTTTTATTAATAGCAGTTAAATTTCTTGGTTATGAAGTGAAAGGAGCAGTACGATGGATTAATATTCTAGGTATATCTATTCAGCCTTCAGAATTTATTAAACCGTTTTTTGCAGTTGTTACAGGTTGGATATTATCGTTAAAGTTTAATGATGATTTTCCAAGTGTTACGATTTGTGTAATACTTTATTATATTGTGGCTATTCTCTTAATTATTCAACCAGATTTTGGAATGCTTGTAATGATTACGGCAGTGTTCGGTATTCAGCTGTTTATTGCAGGTATGCCGATATTTTGGATTGTTCTAACAGGTTTGTTAGGTATGATAGGAGTAACTATTGCTTATTTTTGGTTACCTCACGTAACGCAAAGAATTAATTCATTTCTAGATCCTGATAGTAGTGAGAATTATCAGGTCAGTAAGTCTCTTAAGGCTTTTGAGCATGGCGGTTTATATGGACGTGGTCCAGGGGAGGGGGCAGTAAAGCAGATGCTACCTGACTCACATACAGATTTTATTTTTGCCGTAGCAGGTGAAGAGTTTGGAGCTATTATTTGCCTGATTGTTATAGGTATATTTGCTTTTATAGTATTAAGAAGTCTTGTTAAGCTATTAAGTGAAAAGGATAAATTTATACAATTCGCTGCTAGCGGTATAATTGCCCAATTAGGGCTTCAGGCAATAATTAATATAGGTGTAACTTTAAATTTACTTCCTACTAAAGGTATGACATTACCATTTATTAGTTATGGTGGTTCTTCAACACTTGCAGTTGCTATCGCTACTGGTATGCTTCTTGGTTTTACAAGACACCGAACCCCTTTAAATTCATACAAAATTCATAATATTGAAATATGAAAAAAATCATTTTGGTAGCAGGTGGTACGGGAGGGCATTTTTTCCCAGCAGTTGCTCTTGGAGAAGAATTAATAAAACTTGGGTATGAAGTTCATTTTATTATTGATTTGAGATGCAAGAAGTATATAAATCAGGATATGAAGGTAATTTTTCATATAATAGATTTAAAACGATCAGATAATATTTTTTTGTTTTTACCAAGATTATCAATTGCAGTTTTAAAAGCTATTAGATTATTATATAATATAAAGTCTTCAGTCATTGTGGGATTTGGTGGTTATCCTGTTATTGCCTCGATGTGTGCGGCAGTTTTTTTAAGAGTGCCGATTATAATTCATGAACAGAATTCTTACCTTGGCAAAGTTAATAAGTTTTTTGCAAGCTTTGCTAAAAAGATAGCTATTTCTTATGAAAACGTAAAAAATTTACCAGAATTTGCAAAAAGTAAAATAGTAGTTACCGGTGGGATAGTTAGAAAAAATATTAGAGATCTCGGTTCCTTGGTAGGGGGAGCACGGAATGACAAGCTCTTTACAATATTTATTTTTGGCGGTAGTCAAGGAGCTAAACTGTTTTCAGAGTTAATACCTGCAAGTATCAAAATTTTAATACAAAAAGATCCGCAACTGAAATTACATATAATTCAGCAAGCAGCATTAGATGATCAAGTAAAAGTAAAAGATATATACTCGGAATTAAACATTACTTATGAACTTGCTGAATTTTTTGATAATATTGCATTGCAATATAAAGAAGCCGATTTAGTGATTTCAAGAGCAGGGGCTTCAACTATAGAAGAGTTGACCTATATAGGATTACCTGCAGTCTTTATTCCGCTACCTAGTGCTGCAGATAATCATCAATATTACAATGCAAAATTGTTGGAAGATACAAAAGCAGGATGGTGTTTAGAGCAGAATAATATTTCTGCAGGAAAATTAGCAGATAAAATACTTGATTTGATAAGTAATACAAAGATATTAGAGGATGTTTCACAAAATTTATTAAAAAGAAAAAAAGAAGGGCATAAGTTATTAAGTCATCTAATAGAAGAGGTGATTTAAATTTTGTTTTATAGGCTTTGTTGTATTATGGATCGAGAAAGATTGTTATACTGTGGATTTGGACTATCCAAAAATACTAATAATTTTAGTATTTTTAGTTGGATCGTGTCATCAAGTTGCGGATAAACAATCGGGAAATTAATTCATGCCACAAGACCAAAAATACCTTAAAATAATAATGATTTAATTAAGCGTATAGAACTTTGGTGCTTTATTCTTGCAAGTTTGGTTATTATATGGCATTAATCATAATAAAATTTTGGAATAATATAAATATATGTTTAAAAAAATTATAATATTATTTTTAGGAATGTTCTTACTGTCAGGTTGTACCGATAATTTTAGAAGTTACTTTCAAAAATCTGCAAATAATAGATTGGTTGATAGTAAAGGTGCTAAAGGTAGTAAAAGAAAACCTTTATATAATAATAAATATATTACTTTAGCTAAAAAGAATATATTAGAAGATAACCTTGATTATGATAACGACTATGACAATGATGATGACTATGATAGCGATAGTTTTTTCAGAGGAGAGAGAATAGATCCTGTAAAGAGAAATCGTGAGATGTATCTTAAGATGATTAAAAGAGATATAGCAAGGCAAAAAGCAGAAGCTGGTGAAGTTGAATCCAATGATAATATGACTTTAAGTAGAATGAATAAAAAAGTTAGAAAAGACAATAGCGATAAAGAAAAAAAGATGCAAGAGGAATTAAATCAGATAAAAGCAATGCTTAGAGAAACTAAGCGTGATATATCAAAATATACTTGTCCAAATGCTACAGTAAACCAAAATTATGCACCACCGGTAAAAAATAATAAGCCATATAATAACAATTCTAAGGTAAAGCAAAAATTTATCCGTGAAGATGATGATAACGGTAGTAATGCTTGTTCAATATAATGTATGTCATTCCTGTGCAAGCAGGAATCTATCATTTTAAGCAAGATAACATTTTAATTTTCTAATACTATTGCAATAATTTAAATTGCATAGTATATTTATCACTCTTAATAGGTTTATTATTTTTAAATAAAAATTAATTTTTTATAGAAAAATGTTAAATTTATTAATAAAGTACCATTAGTCTTACCTCTATAAAAGGCCTTTAAAATCCTGTTGTTTCTGAAATAGCAGAATTAACAAAAAAATACATTTTAAAAGATCAAGAGCTTAAAAAAAGCTTATGGAATTGTTTCTAGATGATATTTTCTATTCAAGTAACAAGAGTACAGATATTATATGCTTTAAACACTGTGGAATCTGTAAAACAACATTTGACAGATGAGACGCAAGAATTTTGTAATAAATTAAATGACTATGGTATTTGTATGGCTTGTTAATGTGCTAGTTATAAAATAAGCGGTAAGGACATAATTAGAATTTATATCACCTCATTTATTAAAAAACGCCTCCGATATAGAATATATTAAGGCATATATTCCTGAAGGATATATAAAAGAGAGTAATATGAATATACTATGGAATTGCTTGGTAAACAACTACTGAGATCAAAAATCTTCTGAGTTTTAGTAAATAAATCGCTTGTACTGTCTATCCCTATACAAAATAGATGCATTAAATTATGATAGTGATGAAATTACAGTGGTTGGAGAAGAGTAAACGACACCGAATACTGGACAAGCTTGATATAACTGACCTCTATGGTTTAGTAAAAATCCATATATCATCTTATTACTTTTGAAAACTATATGTTTTTTTTATTCTTTATCTCAACTTCAGTCAGTTATGAATTAGAAGTAGGATGCTATTAATTAACAAGAATAAATTTTAGGAGA
The sequence above is a segment of the Rickettsia sp. Oklahoma-10 genome. Coding sequences within it:
- the ftsW gene encoding putative lipid II flippase FtsW, translated to MFKNNEISNNFIKLWWRSTDRQIIISLIILFAFSLMLVTTSGSAVASRIGLEENYFASRQILYLVAASGLILLFSCFNKKWLRRFAILGFIASVVLLIAVKFLGYEVKGAVRWINILGISIQPSEFIKPFFAVVTGWILSLKFNDDFPSVTICVILYYIVAILLIIQPDFGMLVMITAVFGIQLFIAGMPIFWIVLTGLLGMIGVTIAYFWLPHVTQRINSFLDPDSSENYQVSKSLKAFEHGGLYGRGPGEGAVKQMLPDSHTDFIFAVAGEEFGAIICLIVIGIFAFIVLRSLVKLLSEKDKFIQFAASGIIAQLGLQAIINIGVTLNLLPTKGMTLPFISYGGSSTLAVAIATGMLLGFTRHRTPLNSYKIHNIEI
- the murG gene encoding undecaprenyldiphospho-muramoylpentapeptide beta-N-acetylglucosaminyltransferase produces the protein MKKIILVAGGTGGHFFPAVALGEELIKLGYEVHFIIDLRCKKYINQDMKVIFHIIDLKRSDNIFLFLPRLSIAVLKAIRLLYNIKSSVIVGFGGYPVIASMCAAVFLRVPIIIHEQNSYLGKVNKFFASFAKKIAISYENVKNLPEFAKSKIVVTGGIVRKNIRDLGSLVGGARNDKLFTIFIFGGSQGAKLFSELIPASIKILIQKDPQLKLHIIQQAALDDQVKVKDIYSELNITYELAEFFDNIALQYKEADLVISRAGASTIEELTYIGLPAVFIPLPSAADNHQYYNAKLLEDTKAGWCLEQNNISAGKLADKILDLISNTKILEDVSQNLLKRKKEGHKLLSHLIEEVI